From the genome of Malus sylvestris chromosome 13, drMalSylv7.2, whole genome shotgun sequence:
aaatacttgggagactctagcccatcacttatgtattgaggagcgagcccttattctataaaagggactccttcacttttagagagcactcatgaaaaatacttgggggactctatcccatcacttatgtattgaggagtgagcctttattctataaaagggactccctcaccttcattagagagaaacgccgccagctgagcaaccgccttgccgcaagcatcaactctagcccatcatttatgtattgaggaacgagcccttattctataaaagggactccctcaccttcaacaccacaagccgagccaaccaaggcaacacaagctacaagcagagcggcctcgcaacatgtgctacttctagttgagcatcatttcagattgggcaccgcctcatatcgagcatcagttctagacgacatctagttacttcggcccacacatggactgaatttcaagtctccagccaaaagactctcttgactgaagacttgggggactactgtttataccatatttagggcctcgtatttaaatctcgtacaaatactcaggggacttaaatgtaattatgggataaaggaaggggcaaatatgtaataagtgaggagtccttattctataaaaggacccctcaccctcacaattgggagaGGCCTCACTCTCATCCTCAGAGGtcaattcctaggcctgagatcccctctctcaccctcagaagctctcagaagctctcaccctctccctctctattccctcaaataaatacataatcagtgtggaagtagcccaaaccttggggtgaaccacgatacatcttgtgttatttacatttcattgcagatccacggtcggatttacgttgttccaagacattccagttttgtgcatcaacagcacGCAACCATGTTAGTCCGCCTGGAGCCTGTTGCAACCCAACCATATAGCACCCTTCAGTTGGTTATTGgatacgaacccgacatatcgcaccTACGCATTTTTGGTTTTGCAGTCAATGTGTCGATTTCGCCGCCcttacatacaaaaataaggctcaacgaaggatgggaatctatgtcaaaTATAATTTTCCTTCAATTATTCGTTATTTAACCTTTGACAGACGATCTTTTTACTGCTCGTTtcgtggattgtcacttctatgagacagtttTCCCGTTATtaagggagataagaacgtcaccATTTTTTAGGAATGATGTGAATTATCGTgtacgactcccactttgtctaatttagatccccgcaccgcttagtctgaaactgaagtgcagcgcatattagatcttcagagcatagTTCAGAgtatgccagatgctttcataGATCTAGCGGGaatgacaagatcacatattccaactACAAATGTGCCTGCAatgatggatgtaccaaatgtacgaagGACTTCCCTCCTAGAGGCTTGGGACGCCACTTTGGccgatccacgtacattagcggctatcAAATCCTCTACCTTACACAAAAGCATGGCAGACCActtggttcaaaagattcataCCCTCATAAGAGGAAACCCACAACACAGCCCCATGTTAAGCCTATCGTGAATCCGATTGTCGCCTACTTATTCTATcaaactcatgaggaaattctaaattACGGAAgcatccttgaagagacgaatccaccTTCCAAGAATCGTGAAATTTTGGTCCATTATGCTAGCTtggtaaggtgtttggacctacAGCTCATATTCCTctacatgtgaagcccgttggctacaaatgggttttcgttcgaaagcgtaatgagaagaacaaaattGTGTGTTACAAAGCTTGTCTTGTtgtgcaaggcttctcacaacgccctgggattgactatgacaaaACTTATTCATCTGTTAtgaatgtgattacttttcactACCTTATCCGTTTtgtagttttcaaaaaactGAGTATGTAGCTGATGGAAGTAGTAAAAGCGTATCTCtatagggatcttgatacggaaatttatatgaaatttcCCAAATGACTTACATCGACTGGATCAATTATTTCCAAACCTTGGAACACATTCTCAATTTGGCTGAGGCATTCACTCTATGGTTTGAAGTAATCCAGAAGAATATAGTATAAccatctgagtgagtatttgactagtcaaggatatgtgaacaacaaactatgcccctgcatgttcattaagaagtcacattctggttTTGCGATTTTTGCAATTTATGTTAATGATATGAACCTCATCGGAGCTCCTGAATAACTCGCGAGAACTGTCGTGCACCTTAAGTCGAACTTTGAGATGAAAAATCTAGGAAAAACTCGAGATTGTCTTGATCTTGAGATAAATCACCattcggatggaatcttagtacatcaatcgaactacacccataATGTGTTGCGCTgctttaacgaggataaagtgaagcctttGAGTACTTCTATGGTTGTTCGATCACTAGATGCAAAACAAGGTCATTTCCGTCCGAAAGAAGATAATGAAGAGATTTTAGAGCTTGAAGTTCTTTATCTAAGtgtgataggcgctttattgtacttagctcaatgcactagacccaatCTCATTCATTGTTAATCTATTGGCAAGATACAATAATGCACTGACACGCAGACATTAGACTGATGTTAAAGATATCTtctgttaccttaagggtattaCAGAtctgggcttgttctatccctgCGGATCCTGGAGTGATGCTGCACCCCCTTATCTCGAGtcaattctcgccttgttggttatgctgaCACATGATACTTATCTGACCTGCACAAGGCGTGCTCTCAAACgagttatgtctttactgttggaggcaccgcaatctctTGAGGGTTCACTAAACAGACATTAGTTGCCACTtcatctaaccatgctgaaattctcgtcTTACATGAAACAACTCAAGAATGCTTCTAGTTGAGAacagttgtgggccatattcaAGGCTTATGTGATCCTTACCCCGTTGTTGATGTCCCAACGATGATCTATGAAGATAACGCAGCATGCATCAAACAACTCAAGAAATGtcacatcaaaggagacaacaccaagcacattgcgccgaaattcttcttctcacatcaacagCAAGAGCATCAGACAATTGAAGTCATGAAAATccattcacaagacaatctggccgacctcttcaccaaatcactaccgaaggcgacctttcagaagcttgttcaatgaataggtatgcgtaaactttctgagttgtaactatttgtaccatacttagggcctttgtatttagatctcgtacaaatattcgggggacttaaatataattatgtaataaaggaatgggcaaatatgtaataagtgaggagcccttattctataaaatgacccatcACCCTTACAATTAAGGGGGGCCTCCTCACTTccagaggccaattcttaggcctaacCCCTCATCCTCTCAAACCCTCTCATACTCTGAGATtcagagctctcatcctcacaaggAAGCTCTCTCTATCCTCTTCAACatttcagataaatacaatattagtgtagacatagcccaaacattggggtgaaccacgatacatcctgtgttatttactttcttgcatattcacggttggatttacgttgttccaagacctccggttttgtgcatcaacatttggcaccgtctatgggaatcgacacaaaaaaactatgtcagttctctttcattttttcatctcaccaccgtgaaacctcaCCACTGTCCGtcgtggatctgcaaaacccaagagACAACCAAAACTCTCTCTGCCTCTCTCTTGTTTCTGATCTCTTTCACCTTTTTAAACAAAACAACCACTCAAAATATCTTCTtcctatattttttttcctccccCACATTACAAAATTAGAAATGCAATCGAAAACCTATTCCGCAGGATCCTGTATTGAGAAGAAACTCAGGCTTTTCGGGTTTGAACTGAATCCACGTAGGAATGAAGAAACCTCCATCAAATAAGGAGGGTCATCAACAGAAGGTGGTGGGGATGAAAGTGTAAATTCATCAAACTCTGTCTCACATCCGATAAAGTTGGAACGATCTAGAGAGAATGAGAAGAGCTCAACAAGTGAACCAGATGACAAGAAATTCGAGTGCTAATATTGCTTCAAGGAGTTTGCAAATTCATAAGCACTCGGTGGAGATAAAAATGCACACAAAAATGaaagaatgaagaagaaaaggctCCAGCTTCAAGCTAGAAAAACCAGCATCAAAAGTTACCTCCAGCCTTTCCAAACCTTCCACCACCGTGGTTCTACAGTGGCACCGTCATGGTTTTACGACCCTTCCTCGTATCTCAGTTCTGACCATCCATTCACCCTTCATGAAGAGTCCCAGATCAGTTATATCCCGTTCGATCAAAATTATGGGTCGTTAGGCGGGTCCCACTCCAAGGTTTCCAATTGGTACTCCATGCCACCTCAGCAGTAGTTTCTTTCTTCCTAGACAGAGGAACAAGATCATCCTTCAAACCCTAGCGATGACCAAGCACTCGGTCGGGTGGGTCGCAGCGCAGAACCAGTGGCTACTGACTTTCCTCGTCATGTTCTCCGCCTCCATCAtgatcatcttcttcatcagagTCATCGATAACTCTTGACCGCACGATCGCAACAGTTATGGCCTTCCACGAGCAGCCGACAAAGGCAAAAGCGCAGTTCTACCACAGAGAGATGGACACGGGCATATCGTATATCTCCAACGTGGACCTCTACAGCTCAAAAGCGGCCAgcaacaccaccaccactctAACGACCCGTTTGCATTTCTCAGGTCCAATGGGTTGATCGTGCCTTTTTCCACCACCGCCGACCTTTTTCGAAACCACACCCTCGAGATTACTGGTATTTACTAGTGGCTAAAGATCGAAATTTGCTTACCCATCGCGCTGGTTTGACTGGTGCTGTTTGGGGCGTCTTTGCTGATTGGGTTTTTAGCGACAAAATTGACTCTTCAGGGGTGGAAGGATAAGAAGAGCCTGATGCCGAAATGGAGGTGCAGGATCATGTGGATCATTAGGGTTTGTACTCGATGCCTTTCTCTTCGCTTTTAGTAATCACGAAACCTCTAGGCTCCGCAGCTATCTAGTTGCCATCAAAAGACCTTCCAAAGTTCACGACCAAACTCTCCGACCCAACTCATGTTTTGGGCGCCTTCTCCAGAGCAGTGCCACCGCCACGCCACCTTCTCTAACTGTCTCGCAGCTCCTGAGAATAATGGAGAAATAGCTTTCTGAGAAAGCCatgagaaaagcaaaagggatTACTGGGTGGTAGACATATGAAATCATtttctgagaaagcaaaaggagaaAGCCATGTGCTCACGGTTTCATGCATGTGAaatcattttctgatttctgaGAAAGCCatgagaaaagcaaaagggatTACTAGGTAGTAGGCATGTAAAATCATTTTTTGGGAAAGCAAAAGGAGAAAGCCATGTGCTCGCGGTTTCATGCATGTGAAATCATtttctgagaaagcaaaaggagaaAGTCATGTGCTCGCGGTTTCATGCATGTGAaatcattttctgatttctgaGAAAGCCatgagaaaagcaaaagggatTACTGGGTGGTAGGCATGTGAAATCATTTTCTGAGAAAGCACAAGGAGAAAGCCATGTGCTCGCGGCTTCATGCATGTGAAATCATTTTCTAAtttctgagaaagcaaaaggagaaagccatgtgaaatcattttctgagaaagtgaaaagagaaagtaaaagcaaaagcaaaagcagaaagcaagagaagataaaaagaagcagacataattgcagTGGTGATGGCATACAGAAAAGGGAATTATAGGCGTGACCCATTAAGCAGAGGATCAAattaatgatgtaatttattttccttatctttcagagaaatctgtataaaccccatcagaggataataaaaaaaataaaaataaaatataaaaaaaacggcaagcccaaaataatgggctacaatgtcatgtggagggcgaaggcccgtATGCCTAAAAGAGCCAGGCTCTATGgctccaaatttattcggcaccctaccgctattatcacgaACCAAGTGATTAAtagtacacccagtacttccaaaattattcagcaccctgtcactattatcaccaactaggtgatcaaaagtacgcccagtactcccaaaattattcggcagcctgccactattaccaccaaccaggtgatcaaaagtacgtccagtacttcaaaattattcggcagcctgccattattatcaccaaccaggtgatcaaaagtacgcctagtactccaaaattattcggcagcctgctgctataatcaccaaccaggtgatcaaaagtacgtccagtactccaaagttatacatgagcatcactcatatcaatcatacataaacattcataagcatcactcatgtcaatcatacataaacattcatgaccattatTTATGCcaacattcatgaccattattcatgtcaacattcatgagcattactcatgtcaatcaacattgttgttgcacaaaaccggaggggtcttggaacaacgtaaatccgaccgtgaatctgcaagaaagtaaataacacaagatgcattgtggttcaccccaatatttgggctacgtccacactgatattgtattttctCTGAGAgaattgtgagggagagagcttgtgagggtgagaatgagttctgctctgaatatgagaggccTGAGAGGATGAGGAGGCCTAAGAATTGGTCtcttcttttattacataattacatttgagtcccccaagtatttatacgagatttAAATATAgatgccctaaatatggtacaaacagtagtctcccaagtcttcagtcaagagagtcttttggctggagacttgaaattcagtccacgtgtgggccgaagtaactagatgttgtcttgaactaatacttgatatgaggcggtgcttaaagtgaaatgatgctaaactagaagtagcacatgttgcgaggctgctctgcttgtggcttatgttgccttggttggctcagctAGTGGTGTTGAaagtgagggaatcccttttatagaacaagggctcgcttctcaatacataaatgatgggctagagtcgatgctcgcagcgaggcggttgctcagcaggcggcgatgttctctaatgatggtgaaggagtcccttttatagtataagggttcgctcctcaatacataaatgatgggttaagtcacccaagtattttttatgaggcccaatatatggtgatgggctagagttgatgcgcgcgacgaggcggttgctcagctagcggtgatgctctctaatgatggtgagggggtcccttttatagaataagggatcgttcctcagtacatgaataatgggtgctctctaatgaaagtgagggattccattttatagaataaaggttcGCTCattagtacataaataatgggctaagtccctcaagtattttcatgaggcccagttgaggcccaatatatggtacataatgtagtccctcaagtcttcggtcaatagaggttgttggctggagacttcaaattcaatccatgtatgggtcgaaatggcggttgttcggaggcggtctttgtagaccatgcactgaagctttgcaagttgaagctttgaagctagagctctgtaaatgaagctttcgaagctagaactctgtaaatgaagcttttgaagctagattgacatgagtTATGCtcgtgaatgtttatgttgattgacatgagtgatgctcatggatgttgacatgagtgatgctcacgaatgttaacatgagtgatggtcatgaatgttgattgacatgaatgatggttatgaatgtttatgtgtgattgacatgagtgatgctcatgaatgtttatgtatgattaacatgagtaatgctcatatataattttgaagtactggacgtacttttgatcacctggttggtgataatagcggcagggtgccgaataattttggagtactaggcgtacttttgatcacctagttggtgatagtagcggcagggtgccgaataattttagagtactgggcttagtagcggcagggtgccgaataattttggagtactgggcttacttttgatcacctggttggtgatagtagcggcagggtgccaaataattttggaggactggacatacttttgatcacttggttggtggtaatagcggtagggtgccgaataattttttgtagtactggacgtacttttagtcacctggttggtgctattttgggcttatgggccttcgcccacCACACAACAtttcagcccatttattttgggctttgtcgattctttttatttatattaccCTCTAATGgagttatacagatgtcttcgaaaagataagaaaaataaattacatcattatggtggggtgtttatttcttgcttttactttctcttttgctttctcttttgtttttgttttttttcaaaaaagagGAACCTGCATGATTCAGAAGTTGGTGGTCGACAGTTGGTTTTCAGAAAATGGGCAGGTTCATGATGAAGAATCTTATCTTGTCCCTTTGCCTATGTTGTCCATGACCTAATCACTACTGGCCTTGACCCCAGCCCTGGCCGACTCAAAGAGCATCCATTGCACTTGCAGATAGAGGGAACCTTGTGCCTGGAGAGCAAATTGTACTTAGGCAAGATCCTCTAAGGTTGAGGGTTCTTTCTCTTTAGCCATTCTCTGTGCTCCACCAGGTCCATCTTCACTTTCTTTATTCTTATAATCATTAGGTCGCAGTTCAGGACCAACATCCTGCACCCAGCTGGCGGCATAAAGCCTAGAAGCCTCATTCAACACCAAAAACCACTCCCGCATGGTGAGCTGATGCCGCTTCTTGATAGGAGGAGGGTCCGGCAGCGAAGATGGAAATGCAATCTCTTTTAGATCATAACGAATGTAATCATACACTTTCCGACACACCACCCGGACCTTCATTTCTGTGGTGCCGTTAACGTCTTTCACATTGTGATGTGGACTACATACTTCTACCTTTGCAGTGACTGATACTCAAAGCCTAATTCCATATGTTGTTGTATTGCACTGGTACAGACTTCCAAGCCACGGCTACCTGTATAACACTAATATCCATCTGGTTTGCGACGAAGCTGGATTAGAGAAAGGAGGGTTGAGCTTTCAGACTGGTGGAGTtccgtgagagagagagaaaaaaaatagttgATTTTCTAGGTCGGTTGAGAGCAGAGGAAGTGGGAAGTGAGTAATCGTCGTCCATTTTGAAATCGAAGACGCACCCATTCAAGGTTCGAATAAAGAACTCTCGTAAAGATACGCATTCATCTGGTAGCAGAACTGATTCTTCCAAGTTTGAATGAAGTGCCCGAGCCCACGCTCCATAAACATGCGGGCAGAGAGAAACTGGAATTTCCACACTTGTCAATAATCCCCAACATCTGGAAATGGAGCGCAAAGGCAGCAACCAAAATGATGAGAGCCGCCGCCCATAAACTCCCAACCATTACTCATTTTTTTCCAATGGAGGCCACCAAAAGCTGAAACATTCAAGCTGCCAGCATTGAGAGAACCTCTAAATCCTATATGGGTTTTTGCAAAATGTGGGTGGTAagaagcgagagatgttttttTCCTCAAATAATTTCTgggtttgaagaagaaaaaacacagTGTGCTTCTCCCGAGTGCAAAAGCGACTGTGTGTGAATTTTGGAGCTGACAGCAACTGGAAATAGAGCGGTGGACCTGTGAGAATGAaagctttttttgggttttgatgttgttgccttttctttttagtgtgcttttgcttttggcttttggggtgggggttttctggaaaagcccaAGGAGGTTCTGGGTTTCTATAGATTTTGCAGTGtttgattttgcagattttgcagattcacggtagaggtgaaaaaatgaaagagaaccgacataggttttcgtgtcgattctcataaacggcgccaaatgttaatgcacaaaaccggaggggtcttggaacaacgtaaatccgaccgtgaatctgcaagaaagtaaataacacaagatgtatcgtggttcaccccaatgtttgggctacgtccacactgatattgtattttctCTGAAAGAATTATGAGGGAGAGAGCTTGTGAGGGTGGGGATGAGCtctgctctgaatatgagaggccTGAGGGGATGAGGAGGCTTAAAAATTGACCTCtccttttattacataattacatttgagtcccccgagtattatacgatatctaaatacggaggccctaagtatggtacaaacaaacataaaacattcatgagcatccctcatgtcaatcagcttcgaaagcttcatttatagagctctagcttcgaaaactttatttatagagctctaacttcaaaagcttcatttacagagttccaactttaaaagcttcatttacaaagctccagtttcaaaagcttcacttgcaaagcctcacctacaaagcttcagtgcggGATATACAAATACTGactccgaacaaccaccacttcggcccatacatggattgaatttcaagtctccagccaacaacctctattgaccaaagacttagggggactacattatgtaccatatattaggcctcaactgggcctcatgaaaaatacttgggggacttagcccattatctatgtactgaagagctagcccttattctataaaagagactccttcactttcattagagagcacccattattcatgtactgaggagcgagcccttattttataaaagggactccctcacattCATTAAAGAGTATCgccaccagctgagcaaccacattaccgtgagcatcactcctaactcatcacttatgtattgaggagcgagcccttactctataaaagggactccctcaccatcatcagagagcatcaccgcctactgagcaaccacctcgccgcgagcatcaactcttagcccatcacttatgtattgaggaacgagcccttattctataaaagggactccctcaccttcaacgccacaagccgagccaaccaaggcaacataagccacaagccgagcaacctcgcaacatgtgctacttctagttgagcatcatttcacattgagcaccgcctcatattgagtatcagttctagacgacatctaatTACTTCggtccacacatggactgaatttcaagtctccagccaaaagactctcttgactaaaaACTTGGGGgattactgtttataccatatttagggcttccgtatttagatctcgtataaatactcggcggacttaaatgaaattatgtaataaatgaatgagcaaatatgtaataagtgaggagcccttattctataaaagaatcCCTCACCCTCATAATTAAGGAGGGCCTCCTCACTTccagaggccaattcttaggcctgacccctcaccctctcaaagcctctCATACTCTGAGATtcagagctctcatcctcacagagaagctctctctatcctcttcaacatcttagataaatacaatatcaatgtggacgtagcccaaacattggggtgaaccacgatacatcttgtgttatttactttcttgcatattcacggtcagatttacattattccaagaccttcggttttgtacatcaacagTAACATTATTAGTtatctttggaattatgtcgaAATCAAGGGGAGTATCCTAAAGTAtatttgcttgatcttaatgtactatttttttctgcgattaagagcatttttcccattaggtttttttatctatgaggttttgacgaggcacccaccttgggttgatATATCCCTAACGACGTCCACTAGACGTTttatttgactttgcatttctcacacatttttccttAAACTATGAATTTTGTTCCTACTcaggttttaccatagccattgggttttttgtgagacttagttTCAGTTTTTTATGAGACTTAGTTccatatgcaagttcctactttACTTTAAGACTAGCATGTTCCTAAAATCAATGCTGacaagtcgacttcctcaactctacATGATGCCGGATCTACTTGAgcatttacacactcaaggagaaatgttataaactttgtatttaagtatgattgtgtaaattctatattagatttgatactagttattcttccctattaggacttgttTTTCTTAGAGGAGAATGATTTTTCCCTCCCTtcttactataaataaaggtagtACGTAAGGGGAATAATATATCATCTACACAatcctacaaacacatctctctataCTCTCTCACTGCCACGCCCTTCTTTCCCCTGTCAGATTAAAACAAGCCATAACAAAAACCTAGTTAACTTAATGTTTCTTTACAAGTTATAACTAAATATGTGTAGCAGATGACTATAATGATTATGCATTTTAGCATGGATTTGATTCCCACTGATTTCCTCTCCCAAacatttaataaatttaatgctattatttgtcaaaaaaaaaacttaatacaTGTAACCTAGTGTAGTCGACAATCTCCAAACgatctttcattttttatgaCTCTAATATGGTCATTTAACTAGGTCTGGCAAACAGGTCGTGTTTATCGTCTTTCGTgttgttttcgtgtaacacttgTTATCTTAATGGGTTGTGGTGTGTCACATCccttatcttaacgggtccttaacaagtCGGATCACTTTACCCAATAGGTAAAATGACTTGACCTATTATGACTTGTTaagaatttcttttttct
Proteins encoded in this window:
- the LOC126595936 gene encoding uncharacterized protein LOC126595936, translating into MKVRVVCRKVYDYIRYDLKEIAFPSSLPDPPPIKKRHQLTMREWFLVLNEASRLYAASWVQDVGPELRPNDYKNKESEDGPGGAQRMAKEKEPSTLEDLA